Part of the Mycolicibacterium mageritense genome is shown below.
TCCTCGGGCACGACCAGCGCTGCGGCACCGACCTGCTCGCACAACAGTTTCCACAGCGACTCGTCGTAGCCGCGTTCGGATTCCATCGCCCCGCGGACCGCCTCGGGTGAAGCATGTTTGTCGACGAGCGCCGCAACCGTCTCGCGCAGCAGTTCGCGCTCTTCACTCACGAGAGCCCCTCCAATACCCGGCGGCGGTGCAGTGTCGGATCGCCCCAGGCCGAGCGTAGCGCTTGCACTCGCAGCAGCAGCAGGGACAGGTCGTGCTCCTGGGTGAAGCCTATGGCACCGTGCGTCTGCAGCGCAGACCGCGCGGCCAGCAGCGCGGCATCGGCGGCGGCCACCTTGGCGGCGCTCACGTCGCGCGCGGTTTCCGGCGATCCTTCGGCCAGCGACAGTGCCGCGCCGTAGACCAGTGGGCGCGCCAGTTCCACGGCGATGTGCACGTCGGCGAGCTTGTGCTTGATGGCCTGGTACGAGCCGATGACCCGGCCGAACTGGGTGCGCTGTTTGGCGTACGAGACCGACTGGTCGAGCATCGCCTGGCCCGCGCCCACCAGCTGGGCCGCGGTTGCCAGGACACCGAATTCATAGGCGCGCTGGGTGTCGGCGGGCTGGTCGGTGCCGGTGGCCGTAACCTCGAACAGTTTCCGGGCGGGGTCGACCGAGTCGTGCACCGCTCCGGCCTGACCATCCTGAATCGTCCCGTCACCCGCGACCAGGACCAGCCCCGCGAATTCTGCGTCGACGGCGTAGGGCACCTGGGGCGGCAACGCGACCGTCGCGATCAGATCACCGGACGCCAGGCCCGCGGACCGTTCGCCGTCGGCGAGGAGGATCGGGGCGACGGCGATCGACTCGGTGACCGGACCGGGCACGGCCCAGTAGCCCAGCCGCTCGGCCGCGACCACCAGGTCGACGGGGTGCGCGTCGATGCCGTCGTATTTCTCGGCCACCAGCAGCGCCGTGACGCCCAGGTCGGTCAGCTGTGACCACACCTTGCGCCCGGGTGCGGTGTCCCCGGCCGCCCAGGCCCGCACCGCGGCGGGAACGTCGGCCGCACCGAGCGCGGCGTCGATGCTTGCCGCGAAATCTCGCTGCTGTTCGTCTATCTCGAAGTTCACTTCGGCTCCCGGGGCAGGCCAAGTAGGCGCTCGGCGATGATGTTGCGCTGAATCTCGTTGGTGCCGGCGTAGATCGGGCCACCCAACGCGAACAACAGGCCTTCCGTCCAGTGGTCGACGACCTCGGCTTGAGCGCCCTGCATGTCCAACGCGGTCTGATGCAGCGCGACATCGAGGTCGGACCAGAACACCTTGGTCACCGAGGACTCGGCGCCGAGCTCACCGCCATTGGCCAGCCGGGTCACGGTGCCGAACGTGTGCAGCCGGTAGGCCTGCGCCTTGATCCAGGCGTCGGCGACCCGGTCGGTGAACGCCGGATCGGGGTTGGACTTCCACTGTCCGACGAGCCGCTCGGCCGGTGCCAGGAACCGGGCCGGGCTGCGTAGCGACATGCCGCGCTCGTTGCTCGACGTGCTCATCGCCGCGCGCCAGCCGTCGTGCACGCCGCCGATCACGTCGTGATCCGGCACGAACACGTCGTCGAGGAATATCTCGCCGAAGCCCGTGTCGCCGCCGAGTTGCGCGATCGGTCGCACGGTGATGCCGTCGGCCTTGAGGTCGAACATGAAGTAGGTCAGGCCCTTGTGCCGCTGGGCTTCGGGGTCCGAGCGGAACAGTCCGAAACCGCGCTCGCCGAACGGCGCCCGTGAGCTCCAGATCTTCTGCCCGTTGAGTTTCCAGCCGCCGTCGACCTTGGTGGCTGTCGAGCGCAGCGACGCCAGGTCGCTGCCCGATTCGGGTTCGGACCAGGCCTGCGCCCAGATCTCCTCACCGCTCGCCATTTTCGGCAACACACGATCAAGCTGTTCGGTGGTACCGTGCGCGAACAGCGTCGGCGCCAGCATCGACGTACCGTTGGCGCTCGCGCGTCCGGGCGCACCGGCGCGGAAGTACTCCTCCTCGAACACCACCCACTGCAGCAGCGTGGCGTCGCGGCCACCGTACTTCTCGGGCCACGCGATCACCGACAGGCCCGCGTCGAAAAGCACCTTGTCCCAACGGCGGTGCTGCTCGAACCCCTCGAGCGTGTCATATGACTTGGTCGGGAAGGAATCGCGGTTGGCCGCGAGGAATTCGCGGACCTCGGCCCGGAAGCCCTCGGTCTCGTCGTCGAAAGTCAGGTCCATCAGATCATCTCTCGCAGTTGTGGTTTTACCACTTTGCCTCCTGGATTGCGCGGCAGCACGTCGAGGAACGCGACTGACCGCGGCACTTTGAAGTTCGCCAAATGTTCACGGGTGTAGGCGATCACCGTCGCCTCATCCAAGGCCGCGCCGGGCTTGGCCACCACGAACGCCTTGCCGACCTCGCCGAGACGCTCGTCGGGCACCCCGATCACCGCCGCTTCGGCCACACCGTCGAGCCGGGCCAGCACCTGTTCGATCTCGGCGGGATACACGTTGAACCCGCCGCAGATGTACATGTCCTTGAGCCGGTCGGTGATGGTGAGGTTGCCACGCTCGTCGAGGGTTCCGATGTCGCCCGTGTGCAGCCAGCCGTCCGCGTCGATCGCCTCCGCAGTCGCAGCCGGATCGTCGAGGTAGCCCAGCATGACGTTCGGCCCACGCAGCAGCACCTCGCCGGTATCGGCCAGCCGCAGTTCGAAATCGGCAATAGGTCGCCCGCATGTCGTGGCCACCGTGACGGCGTCGTCGTCGGCGCTGCACATGGTGCCGAACCCGCTGGCCTCGGTCAGGCCGTACGCGGTCAGCACGATGTCGATGTCCAGTTCGGACTGCATGCGCTCGATCAGCACGACCGGGACCACAGCCGCGCCGGTCACCGCGAACCGCAAGGAGCTGAGGTCGTAGTCCGCACGCTTGGGGTGGTCCAGCAGCGTCTGATAGATGGTCGGCGGGCCGGGCAACACCGTGATGCGATGTTCGGCAACGGCTTTCATGGCCTGCTCGGGGTCGAACGTGAGCTGCGGATACAGCGTCGCACCCGTCTGCAGGCAGGCCAGGATCCCGGCCTTGAACCCGAAGTTGTGGAAGAACGGGTTTATGCACAGGTACCGGTCGGTGCTCGTGAGCTGACCGCATGCGGCCCACGCGGCCGACCCGTCGAGCGACTGCCGGTGCGCGCACCGCACGCCCTTGCTGCGGCCCGTCGTCCCGGAGGTGAACAGGATGTCGGAGACATCGTCGGGTGACACGGCGGCGGCGCGCGCGTCGACCGCGTCGAGATCGGTCCCGCGGGCCACGAACTCATCCCACGTGCCGTCGTCCTTTTCGATGGGTACGCGCACCACATGTCGCAGCGTCGGAAGCGCCGCCCGGTCCAGGTCTGCAGTCTTGTCGGCACCGAGGAACTCGCCCGCCGCAATCAGCAGAGGCGCTTCGGTGCGCGCCAGGATGTCGGCCGCCTCGCGGGCCGTGTACCGCGTGTTGAGCGGAACCACGACTGCGCCCGCGTAGTGGGTGGCCAGGCATGCCACGACCCAGTGCCAGGTGTTGGGGGACCAGATCGCGACCCGGTCGCCGGGTTCGACACCGAGCGCGATCATCGCCGCGGCGGCTTGGCGCACGTGCACCCGCAGTTCCGAGTAAGTCAGTCGCTGATCGTCGCTGACCAGGGCTTCATGGTCGGAAAACCGCACGGCAATCCGGTCCAACACCGCTGGAACGGTGCGGCTGGCGGTGATCATTGATGCTCCCTTAACAAAGCAAGTGCTTGGTAGGTTAGCCTACAAGGGTGATAGAGGTCCAGGAGTTCCGGGCCGAGGTCCGGCAGTGGCTCGCAGACAATCTCGTCGGTGAATATGCCGCGCTGAAAGGACTCGGAGGCCCCGGCCGCGAACACGAGGCATTCGAGGAACGGCGCGCGTGGAATCAGCACCTCGCCGCGGCAGGTCTGACCTGCCTCGGATGGCCCGTCGAGCACGGCGGCCGCGGCCTTTCGGTCGCGCACCGCGTCGCGTTCTACGAGGAGTACGCCCGCGCGAACGCGCCCGACAAGGTCAACC
Proteins encoded:
- a CDS encoding acyl-CoA dehydrogenase, whose product is MNFEIDEQQRDFAASIDAALGAADVPAAVRAWAAGDTAPGRKVWSQLTDLGVTALLVAEKYDGIDAHPVDLVVAAERLGYWAVPGPVTESIAVAPILLADGERSAGLASGDLIATVALPPQVPYAVDAEFAGLVLVAGDGTIQDGQAGAVHDSVDPARKLFEVTATGTDQPADTQRAYEFGVLATAAQLVGAGQAMLDQSVSYAKQRTQFGRVIGSYQAIKHKLADVHIAVELARPLVYGAALSLAEGSPETARDVSAAKVAAADAALLAARSALQTHGAIGFTQEHDLSLLLLRVQALRSAWGDPTLHRRRVLEGLS
- the fadD3 gene encoding 3-((3aS,4S,7aS)-7a-methyl-1,5-dioxo-octahydro-1H-inden-4-yl)propanoate--CoA ligase FadD3; this encodes MITASRTVPAVLDRIAVRFSDHEALVSDDQRLTYSELRVHVRQAAAAMIALGVEPGDRVAIWSPNTWHWVVACLATHYAGAVVVPLNTRYTAREAADILARTEAPLLIAAGEFLGADKTADLDRAALPTLRHVVRVPIEKDDGTWDEFVARGTDLDAVDARAAAVSPDDVSDILFTSGTTGRSKGVRCAHRQSLDGSAAWAACGQLTSTDRYLCINPFFHNFGFKAGILACLQTGATLYPQLTFDPEQAMKAVAEHRITVLPGPPTIYQTLLDHPKRADYDLSSLRFAVTGAAVVPVVLIERMQSELDIDIVLTAYGLTEASGFGTMCSADDDAVTVATTCGRPIADFELRLADTGEVLLRGPNVMLGYLDDPAATAEAIDADGWLHTGDIGTLDERGNLTITDRLKDMYICGGFNVYPAEIEQVLARLDGVAEAAVIGVPDERLGEVGKAFVVAKPGAALDEATVIAYTREHLANFKVPRSVAFLDVLPRNPGGKVVKPQLREMI
- a CDS encoding acyl-CoA dehydrogenase family protein; translated protein: MDLTFDDETEGFRAEVREFLAANRDSFPTKSYDTLEGFEQHRRWDKVLFDAGLSVIAWPEKYGGRDATLLQWVVFEEEYFRAGAPGRASANGTSMLAPTLFAHGTTEQLDRVLPKMASGEEIWAQAWSEPESGSDLASLRSTATKVDGGWKLNGQKIWSSRAPFGERGFGLFRSDPEAQRHKGLTYFMFDLKADGITVRPIAQLGGDTGFGEIFLDDVFVPDHDVIGGVHDGWRAAMSTSSNERGMSLRSPARFLAPAERLVGQWKSNPDPAFTDRVADAWIKAQAYRLHTFGTVTRLANGGELGAESSVTKVFWSDLDVALHQTALDMQGAQAEVVDHWTEGLLFALGGPIYAGTNEIQRNIIAERLLGLPREPK